One region of Oxalobacteraceae bacterium OTU3CAMAD1 genomic DNA includes:
- a CDS encoding GNAT family N-acetyltransferase, whose translation MLKGRICTVRHLVSTDLNTFIALVNDLPSRGDHFSLHFKSPETLRKEFMQNSFVTDDSELFVIEDSLHHIVGVITHFKSRTPVTREIGYRLFDAKLSGRGYVTEACGLLVDYLFNVHQYHRLELLSTPENVASIRVAQKCGFTAEGMMRQSFFINGQYQDVQIFSLLRPEWEARRV comes from the coding sequence ATGCTCAAGGGTCGAATTTGCACGGTGCGCCACCTGGTCAGCACCGATCTGAACACCTTCATCGCGCTGGTCAACGACCTGCCCTCGCGCGGCGACCATTTCTCGCTCCATTTCAAATCGCCCGAGACGCTGCGCAAGGAGTTCATGCAGAACAGCTTCGTCACCGACGACAGCGAACTGTTTGTGATCGAGGACAGCCTGCACCACATTGTCGGCGTCATCACGCACTTTAAAAGCCGAACGCCGGTCACGCGGGAAATCGGCTACCGCCTGTTCGACGCCAAGCTGTCCGGGCGCGGTTATGTCACCGAGGCGTGCGGGCTGCTGGTCGATTACCTGTTCAACGTCCACCAGTACCACCGGCTGGAACTGCTCTCCACGCCGGAGAACGTGGCCTCGATCCGGGTCGCGCAAAAATGCGGCTTCACGGCCGAAGGCATGATGCGCCAGAGCTTCTTCATCAACGGCCAGTATCAAGATGTGCAGATATTCAGCCTTCTGCGGCCGGAGTGGGAAGCCCGGAGGGTATAA
- a CDS encoding glycine zipper 2TM domain-containing protein, which yields MAVALVAAATVSSSVYASDRGFNTVAGAVVGAAIGNSAGGRDGAIVGGLVGAAVGNSISSGDRHRGYRDDRGGRYVETRVYSQPAPVYYEPAPVYYAPPPRYYSPPPRVVYVEPARPYYRESRRDYYYGDRYDRGHRRDRYDR from the coding sequence ATGGCTGTAGCGTTAGTGGCCGCAGCGACAGTATCATCGTCGGTCTACGCGAGCGACCGTGGGTTCAACACGGTGGCCGGCGCTGTGGTGGGAGCCGCGATCGGCAACAGCGCCGGTGGCCGTGATGGCGCCATCGTCGGCGGCCTGGTTGGCGCGGCGGTCGGCAACAGCATCAGCTCGGGCGACCGTCATCGCGGCTATCGCGACGATCGCGGCGGCCGTTACGTCGAAACCCGCGTGTATTCGCAGCCCGCGCCGGTCTACTACGAGCCAGCCCCGGTCTATTACGCGCCGCCACCGCGCTACTACTCGCCGCCTCCACGGGTGGTGTATGTGGAACCGGCCCGCCCGTACTACCGCGAATCGCGCCGTGACTATTACTACGGCGACCGCTACGACCGTGGCCATCGCCGCGACCGCTACGACCGTTAA